TGATCGATGAGTTGTTGCGGATGTTCTATGCGCACACCGAGTGCAAATGGTTTTGCTTCAATCAGTATCTTACTATCGTGCAGGAGTTGAAAGATGTCGCGGGCGGAATGTCCGGTTGCCAGGATCACTGCATCGCCGTGGAACATATCTCCTCTGGCAGTAGTAACAGCTTTGATGATCCCATCTTTTATTTGCAGGCCTGTCACTTTTTGTTCGAAGAGGAATTGGCCTCCGCAATCGATGATGGCTTCGCGTATTGCGGTGATGATCTGTGGCAGTTTGTTGGTGCCAACGTGAGGGTGTGCTTCGTACAATATCTTTTCATCTGCGCCGAACTGAACCAGCAGTTGAAGGATGCGGTTGACATCGCCGCGTTTGTTACTTCTCGTGTACAGTTTTCCATCACTGTAGGTGCCTGCGCCACCTTCTCCGAAGCAATAATTGCTTTCCGGGTTCACGATCCCTTCTTTGTTCATTTGTGCAAGATCTCTTCTTCTTGCCCTCACATCTTTTCCTCTTTCAAGTATGATGGGTTGAATACCAAGTTCGATAAGTTTCACTGCAGCAAACAATCCTGCTGGTCCGGCGCCAATGATCACCACTTTATTGGCAGAAGCAGATACATTGCGTAATGGAATGGTAGCCGGTGTTGCAGGGTGGAAGGGTTCATTCACGAATACATTGATGGTAAGCTGTATCCATGTTTGCTTTCCACGCGCGTCAATAGAGCGTTTGCGGATTTGGTAGCCTGTGAAGGCATTGGATTGTATACCGAGATGACTGGCAGCATATTGCTGCACGATGTTTGCATTGGCTGCTTCAGATGGTAGCAGTCTGAGTGTAAATGTTTGTTGCATGGTGTCAGGTAGTTAACCTAAAAGACCTTTAATGAATATGGGTATTATTGTACCCGAAGCTGCAAAAGTAGTGAATGAGGGCGACAAAAAAACGCAAACACATCATGACGAAAATAATGTCTGTTGTGCAGATTTCTTGACAAATTATATTGAAAAAGTAGAAGTACGATTGTTCTTTTTCTTTCAGGATGGAGAAGCTTTTAAGGTATAACATTTTTCCATTTAGTGCCTGGAAAAAAGGGAAAAAATTTTTCCGTGGCGGGTCAAAAAAAAGAGGGGGAAATTGGAGTTCGTTTCAAATTATTTGTATCTTCAATGACATCAGTCATCAGTTATTTTTTTATGAAGAAATGTGCCTTCAGATATGAAACGCCTGGTAATTTCTTCATCCAGATTTTCTGCAAAACCACTTGCGAAAAAGATTCCGTTCAGTGGGAGCAAGATATCCGGCCGGAACAGAAGTATGTAAAGAATGTTTCGCGGTGTTTGCTTAACTATCTCTGCTACCTTACAACAACGAGTGAAGATGCTTCGGTTCAATCAGATCGTATCAAACGGTTTTTGGCGATGGGTGCTGGAATCTTTTCCACATCCTTTTTGATTGTTGACAAAACTTTTTCTGTAAAACAGTGATTAAAATTCCGGCTGATCAGTTATTGCTGATCAGCAGACTACATCTGTGTTTATACGAAAAGTAAAGATTAATCTACTGTAGATAAACAATGTAGTAATTCCTAAAAAAACAAGTGAATAAAAAATTTTTTTATCCACAGGAAATTTAGATATTCGCACCCCTGCTCAAGTTTTTTTTGATGAATTAAATCAGAGAAAGTCTGAAATCCTGTGAAGAATTTTTGCGGTTGGCATGATTAAGGCATATTCCTAACTCAACATAAAAACTGCTTGTAGAATAATGGCAAAATCTTTTGACAAAGTTTGGAGCAATTGTTTGGAAATTATCAAGGACATAGTTGAGTGGCAACATTTCAAAACATGGTTTGAACCTATCAAGCCGGTTGAGTTAAAAGAAAACATTTTGGTAATCCAGGTACCCAGTCAGTTCTTTTATGAATACCTGGAGGAACATTATGTGAATTTGTTGGCAAAGACTTTGCGTAGAGTGCTTGGGAAAGAGGCCAGGCTGGAGTACCGGATCATGGTTGATAGTGGTAACCATTCCAACAAACCATTGACGATGGATGTTCCTACACATGGTTACAAAACATTTTCCAGTAATGAAATGGACTTTCCACTCATCATACACAATCCGGTAAAGAATCCGTTCGTCATTCCGGGATTGAAGAAAATGCAGATCGATCCGCAGCTCAATCCTATATATACGTTCGAGAACTTTATTGAAGGCGATTGCAACCGTGTTGCCCGTCGTGCCGGTAAAACGGTAGCGGAGAAACCAGGAGCCAGCTCCTTCAATCCGCTGGTGATCTATGGTGGTGTAGGATTGGGTAAGACTCACCTGGCGCAGGCCATCGGTAATGAAACAAAAAGACTTCAACCTAATAAGGTAGTATTATATGTAAGCTCGGAGAAGTTCATCAACCAGTTCCAGGACCATAGCCGGAACAATGCGATCAACGACTTCATCCATTTCTACCAGCTGATAGATGTGCTCATCATCGATGATGTACAGTTCTTCAACCGTGCAGAGAAAAGCCAGGATGCTTTCTTCGCTATCTTCAATCACCTCCACCAGAGCGGCAAACAACTGATCCTGACATCAGACAAACCGCCGAAAGACCTGGAAGGTGTACAGGAGCGACTGCTGAGCCGCTTCCGCTGGGGCCTCAGTGCAGACCTGCAGGTGCCGGATTACGAGACCCGCATCGAGATCCTGGAGCGCAAGATGAAGAACGACGGTCTTGAAATGCCTCGCGAGGTGGTAAAATACCTGGCCTATAACGTGAACAACAACGTCCGCGAACTCGAGGGCGCTTTGATCTCATTATTGGCACAATCTTCGCTGAATAAGCGGGAAATTGACCTCGATTTGGCAAAAAGAGTACTCCGTAATTTCGTGAAAACCAGCAGCAAAGAAATTACCATCGAGACGATCCAAAAGATGGTATGTGAGTATTTTGATGTGCCGTATGATAAGCTGTTGCAGAAAACCCGGAAACGGGAGATTGTTCAGGCCCGTCAGATCACTATGTACCTGGCGAAGGCATTTACCAAGAATTCATTGAAAACCATCGGTGAACATTTTGGTGGAAGGGACCATACTACGGTTATCCATTCCTGCCAGACTGTAAAAGACCTGATGGACACAGATAGTACCTTCCGCGAAAGCGTGATGGAGTTGCAACAGAAAGTGCAACTGGCTGCCATGTAAATCTGATAAGATATTTGTTATATAATAAATCCCGCTCTGATCAGCGGGATTTGTTTTTTATAATGCTGAGAATAAAAAGATTAATTGAGTTTGGAAATTGAAATTTTCCGCTTATTTTTGCCGTCCATTAAGCGGAATGCTTATTACGGTGAGGTGCCTGAGTGGCCGAAAGGGCCGGTTTGCTAAACCGTTGTACGAGCTTAAACTTGTACCGAGGGTTCGAATCCCTCCCTCACCGCAAAAAAAGGTTCATAAAACGAAAGTTTTGTGAGCCTTTTTAGTTTTACAAAATTCTCAAATACGCTTCAGGTTGAAGAGGATGGATCAAGGATCAAGTTGAAAAATTTAGGGTCTATTCTTTCGCCCAAAAAATCCAATAAGAAATACTTGATGCAAAGTTTCAGCGTATTGCCAAATAGTAATTATTCAATCCCTGCAACCTAAACAAAAGAAGGGTGCCATTTGACACCCTTCTTTTAGCATGCTATAAAATTGATCTTATTACCTCATCAGTTACAAGGATATTTTGAATCCCAATCCACTTCAGACAACAATCGGGGGAACTCAGTCCAAACCTGGTGTTCTGCATTGTCTTTAGGTAATGTACTCAACCGGTCATAGCGGCGCATATCGAACCAGCGATGTCCTTCCATGAACAGTCCATAGCGGCGTTGGTTCAGCAGTTCATCCAATACGGCATCTGATGTTACGGCACCTGCATAATCATTCAGTCCGGCTGCATCCCTTACGATATTCAGAATACGCACTGCTTCATCCAGATCGTTGGACTGCATGGCTGCTTCCGCTTTCATCAGCAACAACTCTTCATTACGGATGATGCCTACCGGCGAAGAAATTGTTTCAAACATCTGCACTTCATAAGGCATTAGTGGAAATCCTGTTGGAGCCAGCGGATTAGTTCTTTGTTTCACTTTTGCTGTACCATCTTTTTTGTTTCTGGGTAAACCAAACACACGTTTATCACCAGCTTCAGCCTCAGGTACAAAATTAACCTGCACCAGTGTGGTTACATTGGTAGCGTTTTCATTTTGAAAAAATGGATTGGTAGCATCATTGGCTGTTGTAGAATAGGTGAATTTCGGGCCTGCATCCATAGAACCAGTCTCATTGATGAAAGACTCGTTCAATGCACTACTCAAGGCTGCCCAGTCTTTCTGGTACATCGCAACACGGGCAGCTACAGCACGGTTGAATTTTCCGAATTTTTCCGGAGTTTCAAACCCCGCCCACCCTGCGGTCATAGGAAATGGAAAGGTATTGCTTCCTGTTTTCAACGCCGCATTACCATCTTCCACTAATTGTTTAATATAGGCCAATGATTGCTCATAAGTGCTGAAACAACCTGGCTTCAGCATATCGCCGGGCACACGGAGATCAGTGAAGGAAGTACGGATACCCTTGGAGTAAGCCATGTTTGCAGCATTGAGCATAACGTAGGCCTGTACGGTTTTTACAAATCCTTTCACTGCAAGTTTTTCAGCATCGGAAAGTGCAGAGGACTTCTCTGCAGATTGGTGAAGGATTTCGGCACGGCGGCGGGTTTGACTGGCAGCGCTGTACCAGCCCATCATCAAACCACCCGGATCGATGGGTTTGCTGCCCTGAAGTTCTTCATGGAAGCGGCTTTCTGTGGAAGCATAATAAACAACTTCTCTGCCAATACAGCCGCTCCAGGTATAATTTGCAGAAAGACCGTTGCGCATTACAGACTGAACTCCAACTCCAAGCTGATTGATCTGTTCTTTGGTAGCATTGTTCAATACGGTTTCAACAGCCGGATAATTCGGGTCGGTAACCAGTTCAGTTTTGGTACAACCTTTCAACAGCAAGCCTGCTGCAAAAAGTGTTGCCAGTGATATGCTGATTTTATTCTTTATTCTCATGATAGCAATAGTGTTTAGAATTCAAAATTTAAGTGGAAGAAGAATCGGCGTACAGCTGGGTGTGGTGCCAGGTCAACGCCGG
This portion of the Pseudobacter ginsenosidimutans genome encodes:
- a CDS encoding NAD(P)/FAD-dependent oxidoreductase, whose amino-acid sequence is MQQTFTLRLLPSEAANANIVQQYAASHLGIQSNAFTGYQIRKRSIDARGKQTWIQLTINVFVNEPFHPATPATIPLRNVSASANKVVIIGAGPAGLFAAVKLIELGIQPIILERGKDVRARRRDLAQMNKEGIVNPESNYCFGEGGAGTYSDGKLYTRSNKRGDVNRILQLLVQFGADEKILYEAHPHVGTNKLPQIITAIREAIIDCGGQFLFEQKVTGLQIKDGIIKAVTTARGDMFHGDAVILATGHSARDIFQLLHDSKILIEAKPFALGVRIEHPQQLIDQLQYHCPSRGEFLPPASYSLVQQVDKRGVFSFCMCPGGIIAPAATAEGELVVNGWSPSKRNNPYANSGMVVSVELSDLGSYNKYGALAAMHFQQAVEQKAWNAGGGKLVAPAQRMVDFVEGKVSSTLPDCSYLPGLHAASLKDVLPGFVHHSLKQAFKEFGKKMPGRHGARGYFTNEALVVATESRTSSPVRIPRDAETLQHPQITNLYPCAEGAGYAGGIVSAAMDGERVAAAIHAILQPS
- the dnaA gene encoding chromosomal replication initiator protein DnaA yields the protein MAKSFDKVWSNCLEIIKDIVEWQHFKTWFEPIKPVELKENILVIQVPSQFFYEYLEEHYVNLLAKTLRRVLGKEARLEYRIMVDSGNHSNKPLTMDVPTHGYKTFSSNEMDFPLIIHNPVKNPFVIPGLKKMQIDPQLNPIYTFENFIEGDCNRVARRAGKTVAEKPGASSFNPLVIYGGVGLGKTHLAQAIGNETKRLQPNKVVLYVSSEKFINQFQDHSRNNAINDFIHFYQLIDVLIIDDVQFFNRAEKSQDAFFAIFNHLHQSGKQLILTSDKPPKDLEGVQERLLSRFRWGLSADLQVPDYETRIEILERKMKNDGLEMPREVVKYLAYNVNNNVRELEGALISLLAQSSLNKREIDLDLAKRVLRNFVKTSSKEITIETIQKMVCEYFDVPYDKLLQKTRKREIVQARQITMYLAKAFTKNSLKTIGEHFGGRDHTTVIHSCQTVKDLMDTDSTFRESVMELQQKVQLAAM
- a CDS encoding RagB/SusD family nutrient uptake outer membrane protein; its protein translation is MRIKNKISISLATLFAAGLLLKGCTKTELVTDPNYPAVETVLNNATKEQINQLGVGVQSVMRNGLSANYTWSGCIGREVVYYASTESRFHEELQGSKPIDPGGLMMGWYSAASQTRRRAEILHQSAEKSSALSDAEKLAVKGFVKTVQAYVMLNAANMAYSKGIRTSFTDLRVPGDMLKPGCFSTYEQSLAYIKQLVEDGNAALKTGSNTFPFPMTAGWAGFETPEKFGKFNRAVAARVAMYQKDWAALSSALNESFINETGSMDAGPKFTYSTTANDATNPFFQNENATNVTTLVQVNFVPEAEAGDKRVFGLPRNKKDGTAKVKQRTNPLAPTGFPLMPYEVQMFETISSPVGIIRNEELLLMKAEAAMQSNDLDEAVRILNIVRDAAGLNDYAGAVTSDAVLDELLNQRRYGLFMEGHRWFDMRRYDRLSTLPKDNAEHQVWTEFPRLLSEVDWDSKYPCN